DNA from Asticcacaulis excentricus:
CGGCGCGGGCATTGGCCGTGGCGAAGCGCGTGCGCCATTCCGGCGGAAAGCCCTCCATGGCCGACACGCCCTCGGCAAAGGCCTTGCGCGCGTCTTCGTAATGGCGGCCGCGTTCGGCGATATAGCCGCGCCACAGATTGGCCGCCGGATCGTTTTGCAAGGCCGTCGAATCGAGATCGACCTGCGCATCGGACAGGCGGCCCGCCATCACCTTGGCCACCACCTTGAGGCCGCGCACCTGCGGATCGCCAAGGCTGCGCGGATTGTTCTTGGTCAGGAGGTCAAGCACGCCCTGCGCTTCGAAATTCATCCCCTGCCCGATCAGGAAACGCGCCAGATCAAGGCGCGCCGCATAGGGCCCTTCGGCCCCGGCCCCCTGCTCCTCGGCGGCGGCCTCCTGAAGGCGGTTATAGGTCTTGAGGAAGCCCTCTTCCGGCATCTGGCTCCACGACGGGTCCGGCAGGGTCGGGAACAAAGCCGGCTTGAAACCCGCGCGATCGGGCTTTTGCACCCCTTCGCCGTTGGACGACAGCAACAGGCCGCCGGGGCGCGTCACCGCCACGCGGTCGCCTTCGACCGTGACCATAATGTCGGGCGTCATGCGCTCAACCATCACGCCCTGCGCCGTGGCGGCAATCGAGGCCTGAAGCGTCGAACGGTCGTCGCGCACGGCCTTGGCCGGACCGGGGGCCGGAATGACCGCCATGCGGTCACCGACCATCGGATCGCGAATCCACGCCACGCGCTTGGCCCCGGCCAGATTGAGCGTCAGTGTGGGTGAGCCCGTCGTGTCATCCCGCTTGACCGCCACTTCGCTGGCTTCGCCGCTCAGGGCTCGCCCACCGACGCGCACGCGCCAGGTTGCGCCCTCCGTATCGACCGACAAACCCGTCGCCGACGGGGCGACCAGCCGCAGGGCGGTAAAGCCGTCATTCTTGACCCAGTTGGCCTCGGTAACGACACTACCGTCTTTCAGGCCCGCCGGAAGACGGAAATCGACCTCGCGATCAAAGACCATCCACACGGCCTCGCCGCGACGGAAGACGGCGGCTCCGGTGACTTCCGGGAAGGGAAAATCGAGTTGCACGCCGTCCTGCACGCGCACCTGCTTGAGCGCGACAACGGGAGCGGCCGCCTTGACCTTGGTTTCGGTCACCGGGGCGGGCAGCAATTCACCCGCCTTGCGGTCTTCGGCCGCGACGGTTTTCAGGACCTCCGCCGCTTCGCCGTGATCGTCCTTGCTGTCGATCTGCACAAAGACCGCGCCGTCCGAGCGCCCGAATCGCGCCTTGGCCCCCTCATCGAGGGTCAGGACGATCTCGCTGGCGCGCGCATCGCGGCGCAGGTCCACGGCCTTGACGCCGGTGGGCGGATTGACGCGGAAGTCGCCGATGTCGGGCGTTTTGGCCCCCGGCAAGCGGATGACCACCTGTCCCTTGTCGCTGCGCACCGAGGCGCGCGACCCGACGGAGCCATAGAGTTCGACGCGGCTGACACCGCCGTTGCGCCCGACACGCAGGTCGATTTCGCTTTTGGAAGCCAGTGCGGCGGCCACCTGATCGGCCAGAGGCGCGGAGACGGCCAGACCGGCGGCCCCGAACCCGGTCAGGGCGACAGCCGCGGCGGCAAAACGGATATTGCGTACGGTAAACCCGGCAGACGCGGCCTCGCGCGACGGGTAACGCATCTGCGTTTCCGCGTTCAGCGCGGCTTTTAGCCGTGACAGGTCGTGAGGTGGGCGCGTCATGACGCTCGAATCCTTGCCCTGATTGGGCTTAAGGCAGGGTTAACGCCGAGGTAACGAAGGTTGATTTTTGGAGTCAATGATCCGTCAGTTTGTCGGGTAACCGATGGTAAATCGCTGCGCGGAGCGCAAAAAACATATGGGGACACGCTGCATAAGGTTAACGGTCGCACCGAAACGTCCCAAAACCCCCACCACCACATCTCACCTGATTTCGCTACGCTCATCAGGCTCGTGTGGTCCCCCTCCCCAACAGGTTGGGGAGGTATAATATATGGGTGCAGGGGCCGTGCCCCTGCCCGCCGGAGGCAAGTAAAGCCCGCCGGAGGCAAGAGGGTGCCTTTTACTTCTTCGCAGGGGCCGGCGTGGCCGGAGCGGCACCGGCGGCATTGACCTTATCCAGACGGTTTTGCAGGTCATCCGCCTTTTTCATGCGCTGGGCCAGCTTTTCGGTCAGGTCGCGCGCCTTGTCGGGCTGCATCTGAGCCAGCATGGCCGCCAGGTTGCGCTCCTTCATCTTCGACGCGATGGGCAGGCGCACATCGTCCTTGAGCGTTTCCATGACCTTGGCGGCGTCCTTGGGCTTCATGGATTCATAGACCTTGACCATGCGCAGCACATCTTCGTCGCCGGTCTTGTTGGCCTGATCGAGCAGGGCCTGCACCTGGGTCTTGAGGTCGCCCAGTTGCTTGATTCGGCCATCGAGCTTGCTTTCAGCGGCGGCGATCAGTTGCTCCTGCGTCGCCATCTGCTTTTCGCGGGCGTCCAGTTCGGCGCGACGCTGCGCCAGCGCCTGAATGACCTTCAGTTCCGAGGGCGACATGCCGGCCTGCTTGGCGAGGTCATCAACCGAGGTGGCGCAGACCGGGGCGGCCTTGGCAGCGGCGGGCTGAGCGGCATCGAGCACCGACAGGGCCTTGTCATCGCCGGAGACCGAACCGGCGGCGGATTCGGCCGCATCGGTGGCCGTGTCATCCGCTGAGGTCGCCTTTTCAGTCTTGGGCTTGGCCTCCCCCTTCTTGGCGCCACCGTCGGCTTTCGGGGCCTCGGCCCAGGCGGTGGCGCTTTTGAGGAAGGCGGGCATGGCCTCGATGGAACCGACCGCACGGACGGCGATAACGCCGCCGACAGCAACGGCGATCAGCGGCAGGAGGCGAAGATGATTGGCCATTATCTACTTACTCAGGCTTTTGCTTTATCGCGCATTTGAATCCGAAAACCGCTTCACCTTTTGGCTTCGCCGAACTCCGTTTCGGAATGCGCTCGTGTCAACGCAGCCGCCGGAACAGGGGGCGCGCGGGTTTGGGGGCCGCCTCTGCGGCTTGGGGAGCGGGCCTGTCCGGCTCAGCCGCCTGACCCGCGTCAAACAGTTCGTCATCAAGCGCCGACGGCAGCCGCGAACGCGACAGCCGCAAAGAGTCGGGACGAACATTCGGAGCCACAGAAGGGTTGGGCGGCGCGCTTCTGCGGCCTTCGGTACGCAGCGGCGGCGTCTCCGCTGAGGCGCGGCGGGCCGGACGCTGGGGTTCACGGTCCTCAGGATCGGCGAACGCTCTCAACATTTCGTTAATCGCTTCCAGCCCGATGGCGCTAACGGCGGCCTGTTCATCGAGCGGCGGACGCGGCGCGGACGGCGTTTCGGGGCGCTGACCGCGCGACAGGCGGTCATTCATGTCGCGCAGACGCCCCGAAAGCGGCAGGTTGAGGTCTTCATCGGCCTCATCCTCGTCTTCAAAGGCCGGACGTCCGCGGCCGGCATAGGTCTGACGCCCTTCGGCCCCACGCGCCCCGGCCCAACTGTCGCGCTGAGCGCTACGCGCTACCGACAGAGAGGGCCCCGGCTCAGGTTCGACGATGCGCGTCACCGGGGTGACATTCCCCTCTTCGAGGTCACGGCGGGCGCGTTCGGCGCGGTTAATCTGGCTTTCCAGTTTCGACAACAGGTCACGCGCCGCCAGAATGCGCCCGTGCAGCAGTTCCTGCGACTCGTCGGCATTGGCGTGCAGTTCGCGCAAGGAGGCGTGCGCCTTGATGGCCGCCTGATCCAGCTCAGCCACTGCCTTGATGAAGCTCTCCTGCCCGTTACGCAGCGCCTTCAGGCGCGCATTGAGGCGCATGCCGTACCACAGGGCCACCAGCAGCAGGCCCATAAGGACCATATCCATGATCAGTCCGGCGGCGGCGGGCATGGGGGCGGACTACTTCTTCCTGATCTGCGTCAATCGGCGCTTGGTTGAGGCCGCCAGCGGGTGATCGACGCGGACAGCGATATTGTGGCCTTTGCGTCCCATCTTGCCATTGGTCAGCGGAATCGTGCCGCACCGCAGTTCAATGGGAGAATCAGCCGTTGCATTGAGCACGATGGTCTCACCGACCTTCAAGTTCAAGACCTCAGACAGCGGCATCTGCTGTTCGTCGAGTACGGCGCGCACTTCCATCTGAGTCGTCCACAGTTCCGTGGCCAGGTGGCTTTCCCAGATGTTATCGCGGCCGAACTTTTCGCCCATGAACTGCTGAAGCAGCATCTTGCGGATGGGTTCCAGCGTCGCATAGGGCAAGAGAAGCTCCACGCGCCCGCCGCGGTCTTCCATGTCGATGCGCAGCTTGACCAGAATGGCCGCATTGGCCGGGCGCGCAATGGCGGCAAAGCGCGGATTGGTTTCCAGACGGTCGAGATTGAAATTGACCGGCGTCAGCGGCTCAAACGCCATCTTGGCGTCGTGCAGGATGACCTCGACCATGCGCTGCACCAGCACGCGCTCGATCGTCGTGTAGGGGCGGCCTTCGATGCGCAGCGCCGCCGTGCCGCGCCGCCCGCCCAGAAGCACGTCCACAATGGAATAGATCAGGTTGGAATCGACGGTCAAAAGCCCGTAATTGTCCAGTTCCTCGGCACGAAACACCGCCAGAATGGCCGGCAGCGGGATGGAGTTCAGATAATCGCCGAAACGGATGGACGAGATATTATCGAGCGACACTTCGACGTTGTCAGACGTAAAGTTACGCAAGCTCGTCGTCATCAGGCGCACCAGCCGATCGAAGACGATTTCCAGCATCGGCAGGCGTTCATAGGACACCATGGCCGAATTGATGATGGCCCGGATGCCGGACCGCTCATTATAATCGTCGTCGCTGAGGTCAAAACCCAGCAGGCTGTCGATTTCGTCCTGATTGAGGATGCGCTCGGCCCCGGTGGGCGAGGCCATGCGCGAGTCCATGCCTCCGCCGCCGACCATGGCTTCCCATTCGGCCGCCAGATCGCCCGCCCCCCCGTCGCCCCCGCCGCCGGTCGCCGCTTCGGCCTCGGCGGCCAGTTCGGCCTCCCATTGGGCCATTAAGGCTTCCTGATCGACTTCCGCCATTTACGCCTGCTTCCCGACTCTTACCCGAAACCTGCTGTTACCCTGATTCAGGTAATCAGCATCTCCTCAATCAGCACCGCATTGACCTTATGCGGGGCCAGTACCAGATTGACGCGACGCAGAATCTCCAGACGCAACTGATAACTGCCCTGAGAGCCGGTCACGTCCTCCGGGCGCAACTCGCGCAGGAAGCCCTGCAACACGTCATCAATACGCGGCAGGCTCTGGTTGAGCAGTTCGACCGTTTCGTGATCCGCCACTTCAAAGGTCAGTTTCAGCTTGAGATAGGTCGCCTTGCCATTGGTCGTCTGGATATTGGCCAGCGTGTCCGGCAGGGTGAAGTAGGTGATGCCGTCCGGCCCTTCGGCGATCACCGGCTGGGTCTTGGGATCGACCTTTTCGCCGCCACCGCCGTGGCCGCCCTTCTCTTCCTTCTTCTTGCCGTGGCCGTCGTCTTTTTTCTTTTCTTCGCCATGGCCGCCCTTGGCCTCTTCGCCGTGCGCACCGGCTTCGGCGGCGGGCTTGGGCTTCAGGAACAGGAAATAGGCCGCGGCCCCGCCCCCACCGAGCAGCACCACCGCGCCGCCGGCAATGGCGATCAGCATGATCGGCAAGCCTTTTTTCTTTGGGGCTTCGCCCTCTTCGCCTTCGGCACCGTCAACCGGCGGCGCCTCTTCCTTCTTGGGTTTCTCTTTCTTGGCCATTACCCGCCCGACACCATGAGTCCATACAGGCTTTAAGCGTCTCAAAACATGGTTAACGAAGCGTTTGGAAAAACGGTTAGCGCGTTAACTTTTTCACGAGAGAGGGGAATTTGAGCCAACTCCCATGCGAAAAGTCGTTAGTTTGGATGAGATGGCAGGAGGCTAGCGCCGCCCGTATATGAATACGGGCAAGCGACGCCGACGCCCCAGATCGCCAAACTCACGACTTTTCTAAAGTTGGCGGCGCGTTTGGATAAAGTAGGTCACGCCCGTCCAGATCGAGGCCAGAGCGGCGAACCACAGGGCCAGATAGGCGATGGTGAAGAAGGGGTCGTACCAAAGCGGCAGCAGCTTTTCCAAACCGAAGGCGGCCCAGCTTTCGGTGATCAGCAACGCGCCCAGCGACGTCATCTGAATGGCCGTCTTCCACTTCGACAGCAGGGTCACCGGCAGGGACAGGCTGCGCCCGGCTGTGGCTTCGCGCAAGGACGAGACGGCAAATTCACGGAAGAGGATGATGGCGCCGGGCAGGACAAAGATGGGGTCGCCCGTGTGCATGGCGAACAGGCCCAGAAGCGTGCCGCAGACCAGAATCTTGTCGGCAATGGGGTCAAGGATCGAGCCCCAGACCGAAACGGCGTTCAGCCGACGCGCCAGATAACCATCGAGGTAGTCGGTCGCCGCCGCCACCACAAACAGATAAAAAGCCCAGCGTTGCAACCCGAAGATCATGTCCGGCATCACCGACACCATCGGAATGGCATCCGCCGACACCGCCATCAGCACAAACATGGCGATCCCGAGCACCAGCCGGGTGGCCGTCAGTATGTTGGGGATGGGGTTGACCTGTTCGTTCGTCATCACACGTACCTTGGTT
Protein-coding regions in this window:
- a CDS encoding tetratricopeptide repeat protein; translation: MTRPPHDLSRLKAALNAETQMRYPSREAASAGFTVRNIRFAAAAVALTGFGAAGLAVSAPLADQVAAALASKSEIDLRVGRNGGVSRVELYGSVGSRASVRSDKGQVVIRLPGAKTPDIGDFRVNPPTGVKAVDLRRDARASEIVLTLDEGAKARFGRSDGAVFVQIDSKDDHGEAAEVLKTVAAEDRKAGELLPAPVTETKVKAAAPVVALKQVRVQDGVQLDFPFPEVTGAAVFRRGEAVWMVFDREVDFRLPAGLKDGSVVTEANWVKNDGFTALRLVAPSATGLSVDTEGATWRVRVGGRALSGEASEVAVKRDDTTGSPTLTLNLAGAKRVAWIRDPMVGDRMAVIPAPGPAKAVRDDRSTLQASIAATAQGVMVERMTPDIMVTVEGDRVAVTRPGGLLLSSNGEGVQKPDRAGFKPALFPTLPDPSWSQMPEEGFLKTYNRLQEAAAEEQGAGAEGPYAARLDLARFLIGQGMNFEAQGVLDLLTKNNPRSLGDPQVRGLKVVAKVMAGRLSDAQVDLDSTALQNDPAANLWRGYIAERGRHYEDARKAFAEGVSAMEGFPPEWRTRFATANARAALALKDTRAAWELIVYAAGQDVPPLDRLEAQLVQAEIIEAQGDKARAYRVYAAIAKSTSDRINAPAQLRAARLKLELGEGKPEETLQLLSSLRFRWRGDETELETIRTMADIYLTQGRYRQALEVLRGAGASFFNRPDAVEINEKLSTAFRSLFLDGMADGLQPVEALGLYFDFKDLTPVGGDGDAMVRRMVKRLVEVDLLSQAADLLQYQIDNRLQGVARSQMAADLAAIHLMNRQPEKALQALWKTRNTLLPKPVLTERRVLEARALNELNRPDHALEVLGNDMSPEALDVRADILWRQKDWAKAGALLERRLGDRWKKDGALAIGEEANLIRAGVAYSLASDQKSLDRLSQRFGKYADTAQNGDAVRVALAGLDNGPLRASDFATAAAQTDSFTAWVAAMKQKFRTQPAQPAPAAPATPAPKTA
- a CDS encoding MotE family protein, yielding MANHLRLLPLIAVAVGGVIAVRAVGSIEAMPAFLKSATAWAEAPKADGGAKKGEAKPKTEKATSADDTATDAAESAAGSVSGDDKALSVLDAAQPAAAKAAPVCATSVDDLAKQAGMSPSELKVIQALAQRRAELDAREKQMATQEQLIAAAESKLDGRIKQLGDLKTQVQALLDQANKTGDEDVLRMVKVYESMKPKDAAKVMETLKDDVRLPIASKMKERNLAAMLAQMQPDKARDLTEKLAQRMKKADDLQNRLDKVNAAGAAPATPAPAKK
- a CDS encoding DUF6468 domain-containing protein — its product is MPAAAGLIMDMVLMGLLLVALWYGMRLNARLKALRNGQESFIKAVAELDQAAIKAHASLRELHANADESQELLHGRILAARDLLSKLESQINRAERARRDLEEGNVTPVTRIVEPEPGPSLSVARSAQRDSWAGARGAEGRQTYAGRGRPAFEDEDEADEDLNLPLSGRLRDMNDRLSRGQRPETPSAPRPPLDEQAAVSAIGLEAINEMLRAFADPEDREPQRPARRASAETPPLRTEGRRSAPPNPSVAPNVRPDSLRLSRSRLPSALDDELFDAGQAAEPDRPAPQAAEAAPKPARPLFRRLR
- the fliM gene encoding flagellar motor switch protein FliM produces the protein MAEVDQEALMAQWEAELAAEAEAATGGGGDGGAGDLAAEWEAMVGGGGMDSRMASPTGAERILNQDEIDSLLGFDLSDDDYNERSGIRAIINSAMVSYERLPMLEIVFDRLVRLMTTSLRNFTSDNVEVSLDNISSIRFGDYLNSIPLPAILAVFRAEELDNYGLLTVDSNLIYSIVDVLLGGRRGTAALRIEGRPYTTIERVLVQRMVEVILHDAKMAFEPLTPVNFNLDRLETNPRFAAIARPANAAILVKLRIDMEDRGGRVELLLPYATLEPIRKMLLQQFMGEKFGRDNIWESHLATELWTTQMEVRAVLDEQQMPLSEVLNLKVGETIVLNATADSPIELRCGTIPLTNGKMGRKGHNIAVRVDHPLAASTKRRLTQIRKK
- a CDS encoding flagellar basal body-associated FliL family protein; translated protein: MAKKEKPKKEEAPPVDGAEGEEGEAPKKKGLPIMLIAIAGGAVVLLGGGGAAAYFLFLKPKPAAEAGAHGEEAKGGHGEEKKKDDGHGKKKEEKGGHGGGGEKVDPKTQPVIAEGPDGITYFTLPDTLANIQTTNGKATYLKLKLTFEVADHETVELLNQSLPRIDDVLQGFLRELRPEDVTGSQGSYQLRLEILRRVNLVLAPHKVNAVLIEEMLIT
- the pgsA gene encoding CDP-diacylglycerol--glycerol-3-phosphate 3-phosphatidyltransferase, with amino-acid sequence MTNEQVNPIPNILTATRLVLGIAMFVLMAVSADAIPMVSVMPDMIFGLQRWAFYLFVVAAATDYLDGYLARRLNAVSVWGSILDPIADKILVCGTLLGLFAMHTGDPIFVLPGAIILFREFAVSSLREATAGRSLSLPVTLLSKWKTAIQMTSLGALLITESWAAFGLEKLLPLWYDPFFTIAYLALWFAALASIWTGVTYFIQTRRQL